A stretch of the Phycisphaerales bacterium genome encodes the following:
- a CDS encoding type III polyketide synthase: MNTYLRGLGIAAPEVSIGQTRLAALAKSMSSLTARQDEFVSSVFEGTKIDLRGSVLFRDGPEAFGEMDFYTQASDRHDGGPTTGDRMARYLKEAPALAFAASKRALAQAEISPDDVAHLVMVSCTGFAAPGVDIALIEELGLRKTISRSTIGFMGCHGAINGLRVVDGLCQRHPDDVVLLCAVELCSLHYAYRWHAQRVVANALFADGAGALVCSGKSGGLGWRLIDTGSYLMSSGKDAMSWHIGDHGFEMTLDREVPKLIEKHLPGWLTSWLAPHGLTINDIGGWAVHPGGPAILQSVKDSLQLSDAQMAPSYDVLSQHGNMSSPTVLFILDQLRRSHAVEKSEAPYVMLAFGPGLAAEIALIQPNTRSDTL; the protein is encoded by the coding sequence ATGAATACCTACTTACGAGGTTTGGGTATTGCTGCTCCAGAAGTATCAATAGGGCAAACTCGATTGGCAGCGTTGGCTAAGTCAATGTCAAGCTTGACCGCGAGACAGGATGAGTTTGTGTCTAGTGTCTTCGAAGGCACAAAAATTGATTTGCGGGGCAGTGTCCTCTTTCGAGATGGTCCTGAAGCATTTGGTGAGATGGACTTCTACACCCAAGCTTCAGATAGACATGATGGCGGCCCTACGACAGGCGATCGGATGGCGCGGTATCTCAAAGAAGCCCCAGCACTTGCTTTCGCTGCGTCCAAACGGGCTTTAGCTCAAGCGGAAATCTCTCCAGATGATGTGGCGCATCTTGTCATGGTCTCTTGTACTGGGTTCGCAGCGCCAGGGGTAGACATTGCTCTGATTGAAGAGTTAGGCCTCAGAAAGACCATCTCAAGATCGACGATTGGCTTTATGGGATGTCATGGAGCAATCAATGGCCTGCGAGTGGTTGATGGTCTTTGCCAAAGGCATCCAGATGATGTGGTGCTTCTTTGCGCAGTTGAGCTATGCAGCTTACATTACGCGTACCGATGGCATGCCCAGCGCGTCGTAGCCAATGCACTCTTTGCAGATGGCGCCGGTGCGCTTGTTTGTTCAGGCAAGAGCGGCGGCCTTGGCTGGCGGTTGATTGATACAGGCAGCTACCTCATGTCTTCAGGGAAGGATGCCATGTCTTGGCACATTGGAGATCATGGTTTTGAAATGACACTTGATCGTGAAGTTCCAAAACTCATTGAGAAGCATCTTCCTGGCTGGTTAACAAGTTGGCTAGCGCCACACGGCCTTACCATTAATGACATTGGCGGATGGGCCGTTCATCCAGGGGGCCCAGCTATATTGCAATCTGTCAAAGATTCACTTCAACTATCTGATGCTCAGATGGCGCCGTCCTATGACGTTCTAAGTCAACATGGCAATATGTCGTCGCCAACGGTGTTGTTTATTCTAGATCAGCTTCGTCGGAGTCATGCTGTTGAGAAATCAGAGGCGCCATACGTCATGCTGGCGTTTGGCCCTGGGCTGGCCGCTGAAATAGCGTTGATCCAACCCAATACCAGAAGTGACACACTTTGA
- a CDS encoding Hsp20/alpha crystallin family protein yields MTPRTTVPANLGRMHNDVNRIFDNLTNFGGSLMSEKKRFPALNVIENETTLYVEAEVPGVTLEEIEVTLIGTDLTIKGVRTIHIPENAQVVCQECGGLTFERTIELPFDVVADKVEAKITNGVLVIVLPKSENSRTQTIKVKGA; encoded by the coding sequence ATGACACCTCGAACAACAGTACCTGCCAATCTTGGCCGTATGCACAACGATGTAAACCGGATCTTTGACAATCTCACCAACTTCGGCGGCTCACTTATGAGCGAGAAGAAGCGATTCCCTGCACTCAATGTGATTGAGAACGAGACCACCTTATACGTTGAAGCAGAGGTCCCCGGTGTGACACTCGAAGAAATCGAAGTCACTTTGATCGGAACCGACTTAACAATCAAAGGCGTAAGAACAATCCACATTCCTGAAAATGCACAGGTTGTTTGTCAAGAGTGCGGCGGTCTAACCTTCGAACGCACAATCGAACTTCCTTTTGATGTTGTTGCTGATAAGGTCGAAGCAAAAATCACAAACGGTGTTCTCGTCATTGTCCTTCCTAAGAGCGAGAACAGCCGAACCCAGACGATAAAAGTCAAGGGTGCATAA
- a CDS encoding Hsp20/alpha crystallin family protein has translation MSTKRNIKIQGASNNTDDVQKNFGTEVSCENHSLADRSRRVIARVGSVLNNSGRVLDKTGRTITAGGKASAQLGRVLGRSHFADQMPEVDSHRAPLNISETEMGYMIYVALPGCTSETTTVTRVENDLWVKAWSNVEMLDETNARMHLQETKLGNWHRHIRLGRDIDTEGRITAKCCNGVLVICLPKKEEAQLRNVRVD, from the coding sequence ATGTCAACCAAACGAAACATCAAAATCCAAGGCGCATCAAACAACACTGATGATGTTCAAAAGAATTTCGGCACTGAAGTGAGCTGCGAAAACCATAGTCTGGCCGATCGGTCACGACGCGTGATAGCACGAGTGGGTTCGGTGCTCAATAACTCTGGCCGCGTCCTAGATAAGACCGGACGGACTATTACAGCAGGCGGAAAAGCGTCGGCACAGCTTGGTCGAGTCCTTGGGCGAAGTCACTTTGCTGATCAGATGCCCGAGGTAGATTCACATCGTGCTCCATTGAACATCAGTGAAACCGAGATGGGATATATGATTTATGTCGCACTACCAGGTTGTACCAGCGAGACCACTACGGTGACTCGAGTCGAAAATGACCTTTGGGTCAAAGCCTGGAGCAATGTAGAAATGCTTGATGAAACAAATGCACGTATGCACTTGCAGGAAACTAAACTCGGAAACTGGCACCGACACATTCGATTGGGTCGGGATATTGACACCGAGGGTCGTATAACCGCGAAATGCTGCAACGGTGTACTCGTGATTTGCCTTCCAAAAAAGGAAGAAGCGCAACTCCGTAATGTCCGTGTGGACTAG
- a CDS encoding thioredoxin-like domain-containing protein, with protein sequence MANHGFAFALVLSGVSGGGWVCSAAAHSQDQIASSQETGNPTLTVNVRDANGAPLQGEGFLMRADGPWAVSQIWTGTDASGQISMDLPDEDEPLSVVLRGEEFGWEVHSVPTSEEDPVINVVPGPSRTVHLQLTAPEGKKLPRDLAPAIFATDMGTITWDRNVEEADQIVAGQKQSFSCAVLKELGAGQYEFQVPVDVEAIWVLVNHPGFLRAAVSDLLNPKAVRGQLKFELPQPINIVLNFKPDESKPHDYQVLRGELLVAPDTSRWEIVVDRFRTQKSTYDWEFNDLAPGLFAIDASADTDLGGEEVVSYNYFGEIDRTSEIEASGGDINNKEVKKYAIPMRSWDEQAMETLAHGPGKLLIKVKNADGKPAVGSRVEVVHLLDRFNKSVVSFSQTVPDSGIVEATNLPLCRGSLFEDGYLVVVVDDKNEQVINQVSDVGEKPVEKTIYLPPIPGMEAPNITLRPLDGSNDFDLESLRGQVVFLDFWASWCGPCQAPMAHNDKLMEARTDWKGKAIIVGASIDDDLGKIQDHVSKMNCWNVRQAWCPSENDGWNSTGAKRFAVQYVPICFLIDQAGVIQWTGHPNDIDLEAKINELILEQHTTVEAGVITTETNH encoded by the coding sequence ATGGCCAATCACGGATTCGCTTTTGCTCTGGTATTAAGTGGGGTCAGTGGTGGGGGCTGGGTCTGTAGTGCGGCCGCACACAGTCAAGATCAAATCGCATCAAGTCAGGAAACAGGCAACCCTACGCTGACTGTCAATGTGAGGGATGCCAATGGCGCCCCTTTACAAGGAGAGGGCTTTCTTATGAGGGCTGATGGCCCTTGGGCGGTGAGCCAGATTTGGACAGGAACTGATGCGTCTGGACAGATCTCCATGGATTTGCCAGATGAAGATGAGCCTCTTTCTGTTGTCTTACGCGGGGAAGAATTTGGATGGGAGGTTCACTCAGTACCCACATCCGAAGAAGATCCAGTCATCAATGTCGTGCCTGGTCCGAGCCGAACGGTTCATTTACAACTGACTGCTCCGGAAGGCAAGAAGCTGCCAAGGGATTTGGCACCAGCAATATTTGCGACTGATATGGGAACGATTACTTGGGATCGTAATGTCGAAGAAGCTGACCAGATTGTGGCGGGTCAAAAACAGTCTTTTAGTTGCGCCGTTCTGAAAGAACTCGGCGCGGGCCAATACGAATTCCAGGTGCCAGTCGATGTTGAGGCTATTTGGGTGCTTGTGAATCATCCCGGTTTTTTACGGGCGGCAGTTTCAGATTTACTCAACCCAAAGGCTGTACGTGGCCAGTTGAAATTTGAGCTGCCTCAACCAATCAATATTGTCCTGAATTTTAAACCAGATGAATCAAAGCCACATGACTATCAAGTTCTTCGAGGTGAGTTGTTAGTCGCACCAGATACATCAAGATGGGAGATCGTTGTTGACCGGTTTAGGACCCAGAAATCCACTTATGATTGGGAGTTCAATGATCTTGCTCCGGGGCTCTTTGCAATCGATGCTTCCGCAGATACAGATCTTGGTGGTGAAGAAGTAGTCAGTTACAACTACTTTGGTGAGATTGATCGCACGAGCGAAATCGAAGCAAGCGGCGGCGATATCAACAACAAGGAGGTCAAGAAATACGCTATTCCGATGCGAAGTTGGGACGAGCAGGCGATGGAAACCCTCGCCCACGGCCCCGGCAAGCTATTGATTAAGGTCAAAAATGCTGATGGCAAACCTGCTGTGGGGAGTCGAGTTGAAGTCGTGCACTTGTTGGATCGATTTAACAAGAGCGTCGTGAGTTTCAGTCAGACCGTTCCAGATTCTGGAATCGTGGAAGCGACGAACTTGCCTCTCTGTCGAGGCTCACTCTTTGAAGATGGTTACCTGGTGGTGGTTGTAGATGATAAGAACGAACAAGTGATCAATCAGGTTTCGGATGTGGGCGAAAAGCCTGTTGAAAAGACAATATACCTTCCACCTATACCAGGCATGGAGGCGCCCAACATTACCCTAAGGCCTTTAGATGGCTCTAATGATTTTGATCTTGAGTCTCTACGTGGACAGGTTGTTTTCCTTGACTTCTGGGCAAGTTGGTGCGGTCCATGCCAGGCGCCGATGGCGCACAACGACAAACTGATGGAAGCACGCACCGATTGGAAAGGTAAAGCGATCATTGTCGGAGCCAGTATCGATGATGATCTTGGCAAGATTCAAGATCATGTATCAAAGATGAACTGCTGGAATGTCAGACAGGCATGGTGTCCATCGGAAAATGATGGATGGAATTCTACAGGTGCAAAGCGTTTTGCAGTCCAATATGTACCTATTTGCTTTCTCATTGATCAAGCTGGAGTGATACAGTGGACAGGGCATCCAAACGATATTGATCTTGAAGCGAAGATTAATGAGCTTATTCTTGAGCAACACACCACAGTTGAGGCAGGGGTGATCACGACTGAGACGAATCACTAA
- a CDS encoding glycerol-3-phosphate dehydrogenase/oxidase, producing MNRNEMLQSATSQEWDVIVVGGGASGLGAAVDAQSRGYRTLLLEQHDFAKATSSRSTKLVHGGVRYLQQGNISLVNEALYERGLLCQNASHLVHDLAFVVPRYKWWEGPFYGIGLKLYDLLAGKLNLAPSRKLSREEAIARIPNIEQEHLLGGTMYFDGQFDDARLALTLAQTAADNGAALVNYMGVKGFIKDNDLITGVKAQDELSGDTHEFRGKVVINATGIFSDAIRKMDDPDTEMLISQSQGVHLVLDASFQPSKTAIMVPHTDDGRVLFVIPWHERVLVGTTDTPMPKPELEPRPLADEIKFILRNANRYLEKDPTEADVLAVFAGQRPLVHEGGTGGKTKSISREHKVEISHGGLVSIMGGKWTTFRRMAEDTVDAAAPVGGLPTVECRTKTLKLHGWMSREDPALPKEGHFQMYGSEATAVQEFIDQNEDRRKPLHQGLPYLRGQISWAARHEMAICLEDVLARRTRSLLLNAKAAIEAAPDAARLMAAELGHDEAWVEAQVASFKEMAAGYCLTT from the coding sequence ATGAATCGAAATGAGATGCTCCAAAGCGCCACTTCCCAAGAATGGGATGTGATTGTTGTTGGTGGCGGAGCCAGTGGCCTTGGCGCCGCTGTTGACGCACAATCAAGAGGCTATCGAACCCTTCTTTTAGAACAGCATGACTTTGCAAAAGCAACTTCAAGCCGAAGTACGAAACTGGTTCATGGCGGGGTACGATATCTACAACAGGGAAACATATCTTTGGTTAATGAAGCGCTCTATGAGCGAGGACTTCTTTGCCAAAATGCCTCGCACCTCGTTCATGATCTCGCCTTTGTTGTTCCTCGTTATAAGTGGTGGGAAGGCCCCTTTTATGGCATTGGACTCAAACTTTACGACCTTTTAGCTGGCAAATTGAACCTGGCGCCATCCCGTAAACTTTCCCGGGAGGAAGCTATTGCTCGTATTCCAAATATTGAGCAAGAACACCTTCTGGGCGGCACCATGTATTTCGACGGACAGTTTGATGATGCCAGACTTGCGCTTACGCTCGCTCAGACGGCTGCTGACAATGGTGCCGCACTTGTGAATTACATGGGCGTCAAAGGATTTATCAAGGACAACGATTTAATCACCGGGGTGAAAGCCCAAGATGAGCTGTCTGGTGATACTCACGAGTTTCGTGGAAAGGTTGTTATTAATGCAACCGGTATCTTCAGTGATGCAATACGAAAAATGGATGATCCAGATACTGAAATGCTCATTTCTCAAAGCCAAGGCGTTCACCTTGTGCTTGATGCTTCATTCCAACCATCGAAGACCGCCATTATGGTTCCGCATACTGATGACGGACGAGTGCTCTTCGTTATTCCATGGCATGAACGCGTGCTTGTGGGCACAACAGACACACCAATGCCGAAGCCAGAGTTAGAGCCGCGCCCACTTGCCGATGAAATTAAGTTTATCTTGCGCAATGCAAATCGTTATCTTGAAAAAGATCCTACCGAAGCAGATGTATTAGCTGTGTTTGCTGGCCAAAGACCATTGGTTCATGAAGGCGGAACTGGCGGTAAAACGAAGTCGATTTCACGTGAACATAAAGTTGAAATCTCACATGGTGGTTTAGTTTCGATCATGGGTGGAAAATGGACCACCTTCCGCCGAATGGCTGAGGACACTGTTGATGCCGCGGCGCCGGTAGGAGGCCTGCCAACGGTTGAGTGTCGAACGAAGACGCTCAAACTCCATGGCTGGATGAGTCGTGAAGATCCAGCTTTACCCAAGGAAGGCCACTTCCAAATGTATGGCAGCGAAGCGACCGCTGTTCAAGAATTTATCGACCAGAACGAAGATCGGCGTAAGCCACTACACCAGGGCCTACCCTACTTGCGCGGCCAGATTAGTTGGGCAGCGCGTCATGAAATGGCAATTTGCCTGGAGGATGTACTCGCCAGGCGAACACGTTCACTTCTCCTTAATGCAAAGGCCGCCATTGAGGCAGCGCCAGACGCCGCCCGGCTCATGGCGGCAGAACTGGGCCATGATGAGGCATGGGTTGAGGCCCAAGTGGCATCCTTTAAGGAGATGGCAGCAGGCTATTGTCTGACGACATAG
- a CDS encoding sigma-70 family RNA polymerase sigma factor: protein MPEQSPSEVTQILGELCDGDSSAADRLLPVVYDELRMLARSFLRRERADHTLQPTALVHEAYLKLIDQASTDWKGKQHFMAIAAQAIRRILVDHARAHRAAKRGGGDWRRITLQGVPNLTQHDDLDFERLDAVLSELAQLNERQAKVVELRFFGGMSVEETAELLDVSERTVKGDWRFARAWLQNQLTNPETT, encoded by the coding sequence GTGCCAGAACAATCTCCAAGCGAAGTCACTCAGATTTTGGGTGAATTATGTGACGGCGATTCTTCCGCCGCAGACCGATTACTACCTGTGGTTTACGATGAACTTCGTATGCTGGCACGTTCTTTTCTACGCCGCGAGCGAGCCGACCACACGCTTCAGCCAACAGCTCTGGTTCATGAGGCTTATCTGAAATTAATAGATCAGGCCTCGACAGATTGGAAAGGCAAACAACACTTCATGGCCATCGCCGCCCAAGCGATTCGCCGGATTTTAGTTGACCATGCCCGCGCCCATCGCGCTGCAAAGCGAGGTGGTGGCGATTGGCGAAGAATCACACTGCAAGGTGTGCCTAACCTTACCCAACATGATGACCTTGACTTCGAACGCCTTGACGCTGTACTCAGTGAGCTCGCTCAGCTTAATGAGCGCCAAGCAAAGGTGGTAGAGCTTCGGTTCTTTGGTGGAATGAGCGTCGAAGAAACTGCAGAATTACTCGATGTCTCCGAACGCACAGTCAAAGGTGATTGGCGATTTGCAAGAGCTTGGTTGCAGAATCAACTAACAAATCCTGAAACCACATAA
- the glpK gene encoding glycerol kinase GlpK: MSHVLALDEGTSSCRSMIISDDVEIVAVEQQEFEQIFPQPGWVEHNAQTIWQAQLDTARDALKKAGLSGRDITCIGITNQRETVVLWDRATGEPIANAIVWQDRRTAKTIDQLKADGHEPMVQSKTGLVLDPYFSATKIKWLLDHVPGAQDAANAGSLAMGTIESWLIYKLTGHQVHVTDVSNACRTLLMNIRTGSWDDELLELFGVPRSILPKIVPSSGVCGETDPSLFGSSIPISGIGGDQQSALFGQLCTKKGECKNTFGTGCFLLTPTGNTPVDSANGLLTTIAWQMEGQEIQYALEGSIFMGGASIQWLRDGLGIIKQAPDVNVMAEKVENNGGVWLVPAFAGLGAPHWDHSARGTILGLTRGSTAAHICRATLEGIAHQVADVAEAMLGDAKCDLGVLRVDGGASQSNLLMQIQADLLGKPVERPVHVETTGLGAAFLAGLATGVWKDTSEIKAHYSIDRTFEPKMDEATRQSQRAQWLRAVERAKDWATD, translated from the coding sequence ATGAGTCATGTATTAGCGCTAGATGAGGGAACCAGTAGCTGTCGCTCAATGATCATCAGCGACGATGTCGAAATTGTTGCTGTTGAACAACAAGAGTTTGAACAGATATTTCCTCAGCCAGGCTGGGTTGAACATAATGCCCAAACCATCTGGCAAGCCCAATTGGACACCGCCAGAGATGCTCTCAAAAAAGCTGGTCTAAGTGGGCGTGATATCACATGTATTGGCATCACAAATCAGCGAGAAACCGTCGTGCTGTGGGATCGCGCAACAGGCGAGCCAATTGCGAATGCCATTGTCTGGCAAGATCGAAGAACCGCAAAGACGATTGATCAACTCAAAGCCGACGGGCACGAGCCGATGGTTCAATCCAAAACAGGTCTTGTCCTCGATCCATACTTTTCAGCAACGAAGATTAAATGGCTACTCGATCATGTGCCAGGTGCGCAAGATGCCGCCAATGCTGGTTCGCTGGCAATGGGAACAATTGAATCATGGTTGATCTACAAGCTCACTGGTCACCAGGTTCATGTCACAGATGTATCGAATGCGTGCCGAACACTGCTTATGAATATCCGCACTGGCAGCTGGGATGACGAACTACTTGAACTCTTTGGCGTCCCAAGATCAATATTGCCAAAAATTGTTCCTTCAAGCGGCGTATGTGGTGAGACGGACCCTTCCTTGTTTGGTAGTTCAATACCGATTTCCGGAATTGGTGGCGACCAACAATCAGCTTTGTTCGGCCAACTCTGCACAAAGAAGGGCGAGTGTAAGAACACCTTTGGTACTGGCTGTTTCCTACTGACGCCAACAGGTAATACGCCCGTCGACAGTGCCAATGGCCTACTGACTACGATTGCCTGGCAGATGGAGGGGCAAGAAATCCAGTACGCATTAGAAGGCAGCATCTTCATGGGCGGGGCCTCTATCCAGTGGCTCCGTGATGGTCTGGGTATCATCAAACAAGCACCAGACGTCAACGTCATGGCTGAAAAGGTTGAGAACAATGGCGGCGTCTGGTTGGTACCCGCTTTTGCTGGTCTGGGCGCACCTCATTGGGACCATAGTGCCCGAGGCACGATCCTCGGTTTGACGCGCGGATCCACCGCAGCCCACATCTGTCGTGCAACGCTTGAAGGCATCGCTCATCAAGTCGCGGATGTTGCCGAGGCAATGCTCGGCGATGCAAAGTGTGATTTGGGTGTGCTACGTGTCGATGGTGGAGCTTCCCAAAGTAATCTACTTATGCAGATTCAAGCCGATCTTCTTGGAAAGCCTGTTGAGCGACCTGTTCATGTTGAAACGACAGGTCTGGGTGCAGCCTTCTTGGCCGGACTTGCCACTGGCGTCTGGAAGGACACTTCAGAAATCAAAGCACATTATTCTATTGATCGCACATTCGAGCCGAAAATGGACGAAGCAACACGTCAATCACAACGCGCCCAATGGCTACGTGCAGTTGAACGGGCTAAAGATTGGGCTACTGACTGA
- a CDS encoding Gfo/Idh/MocA family oxidoreductase, whose translation MSFIVIEHGSTIVVNVGIVGFGFMGKTHFGAYQADPRAIVTGLMSINRESFSDDSAGNITGQGQLGDYSSAQIYDTLEDLLANNDIDAVSICTPTHLHAKLALQALSQGKHVLLEKPLCRSWQEAQVFLQELQAFPDLVCMPAMCMRFWPGWTWLKEQVDQETYGRVLSATFTRLGSAPLWGDGFYQDANRCGGAILDLHVHDVDFIRYCFGEPQSVHAYGRVGKSSGVDHVVARFGYEHDALITAEGGWLPSSKFPFQMGYRVAFESGIAEYQLGREQPLIFIKSDGDQQIIELSDQTGYEAEVAHFLDCVESRKNSSVVTAEDGAESLRLIDAELSSIETGRSTVFANVNK comes from the coding sequence ATGTCGTTTATCGTCATCGAGCATGGGAGCACCATCGTGGTTAATGTTGGCATTGTCGGCTTTGGATTTATGGGTAAGACCCACTTTGGCGCCTATCAGGCAGATCCTCGCGCGATTGTCACGGGATTGATGAGCATTAACCGTGAGTCATTTAGCGATGATTCTGCGGGAAACATTACTGGGCAAGGTCAGCTTGGTGACTACTCGAGCGCACAGATTTATGACACCCTCGAAGATCTTCTTGCGAATAATGACATTGATGCTGTATCCATATGCACGCCGACGCATCTACATGCCAAGCTCGCTTTACAGGCGCTCTCACAGGGCAAGCACGTGTTACTTGAAAAACCATTGTGTAGGTCATGGCAGGAAGCCCAAGTGTTTCTTCAAGAACTTCAAGCCTTCCCTGACCTGGTTTGTATGCCCGCAATGTGTATGCGTTTTTGGCCTGGATGGACTTGGCTCAAAGAGCAAGTAGATCAAGAGACCTATGGTCGAGTGTTGTCAGCAACCTTTACACGTCTTGGCTCGGCGCCACTGTGGGGCGATGGCTTCTATCAGGATGCGAATCGGTGCGGCGGCGCAATTCTCGATCTACATGTGCATGATGTTGACTTTATTCGATACTGTTTCGGTGAACCTCAAAGTGTGCATGCATATGGCCGGGTTGGAAAAAGTAGTGGCGTGGATCATGTTGTTGCGAGGTTTGGTTATGAACATGATGCGTTGATTACTGCAGAGGGCGGTTGGCTTCCGTCATCAAAGTTTCCTTTTCAAATGGGCTACCGTGTTGCATTTGAATCGGGTATTGCGGAGTATCAACTCGGACGCGAGCAGCCACTCATTTTTATAAAGAGCGATGGAGATCAGCAAATTATTGAGTTATCTGATCAGACGGGATATGAAGCAGAGGTAGCACACTTTCTAGATTGTGTTGAATCTAGAAAAAACAGTTCGGTTGTCACTGCTGAAGATGGTGCTGAATCACTGCGTCTGATCGATGCTGAACTCAGCAGTATTGAGACGGGGCGGTCTACCGTCTTTGCGAACGTTAACAAATAG
- a CDS encoding endonuclease produces the protein MNSRKMFYQLIAVVCLYTAVGVSAQQVAPTTTPPTTAPEDSIPNTTAPEGAQTSLLFPDLKGDKFEQALHEYAKAGHRNLGYRRAREVLYWMLDNKSGIITTVYALHPVQLEPGVWADSAVMNCEHVWPQSKGNRTATEKADLFHLRPAVPRVNSIRSNLPYGVPRPPYDHDKTYKQGRDQRGQEVFLPPANVRGDLARSSFYYAVRYKMDIDPIQESHLREWHRKDPVDQQERDRAQVITEEQGNANPFIDDPAAVDRIADF, from the coding sequence ATGAACTCCCGAAAGATGTTCTACCAACTCATCGCTGTTGTGTGTCTATACACAGCTGTTGGTGTATCTGCACAACAAGTCGCACCAACGACCACCCCGCCTACCACGGCGCCAGAAGATTCTATTCCGAATACCACGGCGCCAGAAGGTGCTCAGACTTCACTTCTTTTTCCTGATCTTAAGGGTGATAAGTTTGAGCAAGCTCTGCATGAGTATGCGAAAGCTGGCCATCGCAATCTTGGATACCGCCGGGCAAGAGAAGTTCTTTACTGGATGCTCGATAACAAAAGCGGCATCATTACCACCGTCTATGCTCTCCATCCAGTTCAGCTAGAGCCTGGTGTCTGGGCTGACAGCGCGGTGATGAATTGTGAACATGTCTGGCCACAATCAAAAGGCAATCGAACTGCCACTGAAAAGGCTGATCTCTTCCATCTGAGACCAGCTGTTCCACGCGTTAACTCGATCCGAAGCAACCTTCCCTACGGCGTACCTCGACCACCCTATGACCATGACAAGACGTACAAACAAGGTAGAGACCAGCGTGGGCAAGAAGTCTTCTTGCCACCAGCGAATGTGCGGGGCGACCTAGCCCGCTCAAGCTTTTACTATGCGGTTCGCTACAAGATGGATATCGATCCAATACAAGAATCGCACCTCCGAGAATGGCATCGTAAAGATCCAGTTGATCAGCAGGAGCGAGATCGAGCCCAGGTCATTACAGAAGAGCAGGGAAATGCAAATCCATTCATTGACGATCCGGCAGCTGTCGATCGAATTGCGGACTTCTGA